A window of the Alnus glutinosa chromosome 4, dhAlnGlut1.1, whole genome shotgun sequence genome harbors these coding sequences:
- the LOC133866013 gene encoding uncharacterized protein LOC133866013 isoform X4, translated as MFSEMEGLHGMKRKQLQALCKKHGVPANLTNRQMADRLSLLLKEEGNPIIQGQSCSNDLGEISCENESKVVNKNAKKVTFSPENETFIFAGSGSDSDSDKDYTPVKKRAGRTRSTVNHVPKKQVQVVENAGEMGVSGKLTDGPVRITRSRAQDVVQEDAMPFVPKKRPRRCGKVEGMEVTDVGVSDKPPPDVVLGDNVAGVINAHDMVTRGSRKTRNARGNDGVVLLNEDNGNVGEGAEHEKMASRSRRNVTKEKGSAALSREMEKVEIVGKMTRSRTQLDGKASAVAGGTKTVEVQEECEMVLQLEEPLKGLRREGSKRKSVAPQKGRVKSKILAGEGAEPGKVLRRSKRNATIDKDSELLTGDLRKIKAFDSESETLVDQEECEEVPQLEEPLKGPGAIASRQDSVVSQKAEKVRKRPLPKKETRKRSRNADVERASEVEPSVEPTKENEKEHLLNGRPRRSKRNTFNSGAPAVGDLGSHETVGIKQSRESLQEGKFCAAEERLRRSSRNACRNNSVFISDEVDGVADGARKDGQMKRKRKPNRKEECSVIESEHLIERSSRRSTHNALESELVAPAALTCKAVEIEQQNSPQSMILEDAPSSKSTLALEGPPIVATGLLGILDTVGHQIDTDSCCIEEIPGKSIEKQKGLHFLEVSAVNSDLKEVMDRTITMEETLLPAPVKLHGVTTDQSTKNAATESVVVNEKDGILLDVKGKLPLDDITDGDMDDRSCPLNSRGEIPDDDLVKPEPADFQNIVRNVVSSRNASPADCEASNLSDLKRRLEIEEPLIGENTNLRNDKEDNQTSVQEDHNLEDANEIAKPTIQELVAEDHQSELRESIGSIRNIKHTSEKADKISALDLFEGEEIAPAEIFVGAAEMEQAIPDSNLLTAETDEGTSGHSATVATPFRPGPEPQAVSGISNEVIDHSLHTSSPEKDALEEEENQPGAQSVGQSTTMIERSNKNHVGVEKYSGVMEIPNETICTDETSIRAEMEKRTVLNMTNENENEEALLSGGGSPASDEDLINSSFEQNLRMDGGFLSDLDNRDCQAAEEKENEVSDGNFDKFSDATRVSCMHQLSSGGRISPIIPEERDTGRIENISTTILGLQSPGSAKKGISSCEPSCLKDNVEQEEEGIHLKDQFVLSVNNRNAIGRGVALLHEAENSVLSTVKVVDTAEEKRETRSAQTDSKYEKPKDAAKKGVKSVPLTHFALELQGGNKNETAYVQNILDDALSPESVEACSDERSAEEKATSDFHGGKAFSLVASTAMTCPELFLENLFDYEEGVTSKNSCVEPLDDMSSRKNCMANAEELKGESFIEQHDHVGMEENTECSQQVELGDHGGWEVNQSADSNAVENIFRESDVFENTVEMVKVIGGIDKLKEEGKSPAVLERGSDAVFIDDAFQQVTSGEFGDHFVEGEVAEFSESTDHDNNCPSSAVVPKEIAYTVTLEKMGRTQPPATPAKHEKPFDGCGNEFPKIDATTVSPSNEVLFKDHEVLEETSNEVVHTVLQVDEVRFGNLDNQKVEDSPELDKSASIGSDGPVSIDNKPADRSDNFGTVDEDQELNDDDSFEAQKEDRDDNIQFIPEDNGDGLVEKERGENDSDYDVLSDNFHEITMVAADEASEGSIGRKKDSEKVEDGAKWVENTPVSLHLFDCSSKWGEKDTEKTNSFADTSCGKPETHSSSIIVSLPRVSSSHGDENRFDIFIESNSYDAKGKEMTDDGRADTEISVEESVEVQQNEGLVDATVEVSATFSRKFTEEELDGQNGAVIHAVHNDIDYLTLNEPLCGNKRSNVDETEEAFSFNTLDVMIVSGDDSGGCAGSEKLHVITSEKFEVGANHIALSPVIALPSFGTEENRSLEFHLDSHIFTSWEMNLISGDGEQGNAEISNGTLEANLISKHDENSVKMNENAMISEKDKQDSEKLLGELEHQAHFADSDEPIFRDGDRSNVQDDISAIVQEHIDCKNYESSCVSMHLIGAAEINCFNNASGRPMAESTPDEADIGCHSVEEKLVCVNYSEHDVILDHTHENFGVVTDQASETSMDATTDSENIQDVNECVEKAQISPNRTNSGTEKDEKNPSDVKISVESSCGRPQVGRSCDTTLLGVSSLHGEEYESGVYCKFFSNDSEGKEMANEDGETKALELNNDSHAFTSWEINLFLGDSEQDEVEKSDGGASVANPMSKNSEDAKEVAQNVVITEQIAEEKHGDHEHHMAEDVSQMEGTHLAVSDEPNCQNHDGSNQQGEVAAITQGNVGGCEKNYGLIKVESLSNLKYSEILMDAAEINGSNRVTADEAMVECGHNELKQVENIANPGAEDINFSAEMDDYEHIIAVELGQDLPKIHVTMEEISPASTNMVVDRDIAAEVAQTPQLKSGSPKKMSPDRPLNSSMVKGSKCKTSLIPRAPKNLLKTYNTKENTPSTKNDQIGNITAVKPLPKRRPLDDLQNN; from the exons ATGTTTTCAGAGATGGAAGGATTGCATGGAATGAAGAGGAAGCAACTGCAAGCGCTGTGCAAGAAGCATGGCGTGCCGGCGAATTTGACGAATCGTCAAATGGCCGATAGGCTTAGTTTGCTTCTGAAG GAAGAAGGAAATCCCATAATCCAAGGTCAGTCATGCTCGAATGATTTGGGGGAAATAAGCTGTGAAAATGAATCTAAGGTTGTGAATAAGAATGCGAAGAAAGTTACGTTTAGTCCTGAGAATGAAACATTTATATTTGCGGGTTCGGGCTCGGATTCTGATTCGGATAAAGACTACACTCCGGTGAAGAAACGGGCGGGAAGGACAAGGTCTACAGTGAATCATGTGCCGAAAAAGCAGGTTCAAGTTGTTGAAAATGCAGGGGAAATGGGAGTCTCCGGGAAACTTACGGATGGACCGGTTAGAATTACAAGGTCTAGAGCGCAAGACGTGGTTCAAGAAGATGCGATGCCATTTGTTCCGAAGAAGAGACCGAGAAGATGTGGAAAGGTTGAAGGTATGGAGGTGACAGACGTCGGGGTTAGTGATAAACCTCCTCCGGATGTAGTTTTGGGTGATAATGTTGCTGGTGTCATAAATGCTCATGATATGGTAACGAGAGGTTCGAGGAAGACGAGGAATGCTAGAGGTAATGATGGGGTTGTTTTGTTGAATGAAGACAATGGTAATGTGGGAGAAGGTGCTGAACATGAGAAAATGGCGAGCCGATCAAGACGGAATGTGACGAAGGAGAAAGGATCTGCTGCACTGAGTAGGGAAATGGAGAAAGTTGAAATTGTTGGTAAGATGACAAGGTCCCGGACTCAGCTTGACGGAAAAGCTTCTGCAGTTGCTGGTGGAACTAAAACTGTTGAGGTTCAGGAAGAATGTGAAATGGTTCTTCAACTTGAAGAACCTTTGAAGGGTTTAAGAAGAGAAGGTTCGAAGCGGAAATCTGTTGCACCACAGAAGGGAAGGGTGAAAAGCAAAATTCTTGCTGGGGAAGGTGCCGAACCAGGAAAAGTTCTGAGGCGCTCAAAACGAAATGCGACAATTGACAAAGACTCTGAACTGTTGACTGGGGatttaaggaaaattaaggcTTTTGATAGTGAGAGTGAAACCCTTGTAGATCAGGAAGAATGTGAAGAGGTTCCTCAACTTGAAGAACCTCTGAAAGGTCCAGGTGCTATTGCATCTAGGCAGGACTCTGTTGTGTCCCAGAAGGCTGAAAAGGTAAGGAAGAGACCGCTGCCTAAAAAGGAGACCAGAAAACGATCAAGGAATGCAGATGTGGAAAGAGCTTCTGAAGTTGAACCAAGTGTAGAACCTAcgaaagaaaatgagaaggaACATTTACTGAATGGTCGTCCGAGGAGGTCCAAACGCAACACATTCAACTCTGGTGCTCCCGCGGTTGGAGACTTGGGGAGTCATGAAACTGTTGGAATTAAGCAGTCAAGAGAATCACTTCAAGAAGGAAAGTTTTGTGCAGCTGAAGAACGCCTGAGGAGGTCCAGTCGGAATGCTTGTAGAAACAATTCAGTTTTTATCTCTGATGAAGTGGATGGAGTTGCTGATGGAGCAAGAAAGGATGGGCAAATGAAGCGAAAACGCAAGCCAAACCGGAAAGAAGAATGTTCAGTTATTGAGAGTGAACATTTAATTGAAAGATCTTCAAGACGATCCACGCATAATGCGTTGGAAAGTGAATTGGTTGCACCTGCAGCACTGACTTGTAAAGCTGTTGAAATAGAGCAACAGAACAGCCCACAATCGATGATATTAGAGGACGCTCCATCTTCCAAAAGCACTTTGGCCCTTGAAGGTCCTCCAATTGTAGCTACTGGGTTGTTGGGGATTCTGGACACGGTAGGACACCAAATTGATACAGACTCATGCTGCATTGAAGAAATTCCAGGAAAATCTATAGAGAAGCAGAAGGGGCTTCATTTCTTGGAGGTCTCTGCTGTAAATTCTGACTTGAAGGAAGTCATGGATAGAACTATTACCATGGAGGAAACTTTGCTTCCAGCACCGGTGAAGTTACATGGTGTTACCACAGACCAAAGTACTAAAAATGCTGCTACTGAATCTGTGGTTGTCAATGAGAAGGACGGCATTTTACTAGATGTCAAAGGGAAATTACCCTTGGATGATATTACTGACGGTGACATGGATGATCGGTCATGCCCGCTGAACAGCAGAGGAGAGATTCCTGATGACGATTTGGTTAAACCAGAGCCAGCGGACTTCCAAAATATAGTTAGGAACGTGGTTTCCTCTAGAAATGCCTCTCCTGCTGATT GTGAAGCTTCCAACCTCTCGGATTTGAAAAGAAGATTGGAAATAGAAGAACCATTGATAGGTGAAAACACGAACCTCAGAAATGATAAGGAAGATAACCAAACATCAGTTCAGGAGGATCACAACCTAGAAGATGCTAATGAAATTGCTAAACCAACTATTCAAGAGTTAGTTGCTGAAGATCATCAGAGTGAACTTAGGGAAAGTATAGGTTCAATCAGAAATATTAAACATACCTCAGAGAAAGCTGACAAAATTAGTGCACTTGATTTATTTGAAGGAGAGGAAATTGCCCCAGCAGAAATATTTGTAGGGGCCGCTGAAATGGAGCAAGCTATTCCAGACTCCAATCTACTTACTGCTGAAACTGATGAAGGAACAAGTGGCCACAGTGCTACAGTTGCAACTCCATTTAGACCTGGACCAGAACCTCAGg CAGTGTCAGGTATTAGCAACGAAGTGATTGATCACTCTCTCCATACTTCCTCACCAGAGAAAGATGCCCTAGAAGAAG AAGAGAATCAGCCTGGAGCCCAAAGCGTTGGACAATCCACCACAATGATTGAAAGAAGCAACAAAAATCATGTTGGAGTAGAAAAATATTCTGGTGTGATGGAAATTCCTAATGAAACAATTTGCACAGATGAAACTTCAATAAGAGCCGAAATGGAGAAAAGGACTGTGCTGAACATGACAAATGAAAACGAGAATGAAGAGGCATTACTTAGTGGAGGCGGCTCACCAGCTTCTGATGAAGATCTTATTAACAGTAGTTTTGAACAAAATTTAAGGATGGATGGTGGTTTCCTTTCTGATTTAGACAATAGAGATTGTCAGGCTGCtgaggagaaagaaaatgaagtctCAGATGGAAACTTTGATAAATTTTCTGATGCAACTAGAGTGAGCTGTATGCATCAACTTTCTTCTGGCGGAAGAATTAGTCCTATTATCCCAGAAGAGAGGGATACTGGGAGAATTGAAAATATTTCCACCACTATTCTTGGATTACAAT CTCCTGGTTCTGCCAAAAAGGGCATCTCCTCTTGCGAGCCCAGTTGTCTGAAAGACAATGTTGAACAGGAAGAAG AAGGTATTCATCTTAAAGATCAATTTGTATTATCAGTAAATAACAGAAATGCTATTGGGAGAGGTGTTGCTTTGTTGCATGAAGCTGAAAACTCAGTTTTATCCACTGTTAAGGTTGTTGACACTGCAGAGGAGAAAAGAGAGACAAGAAGTGCACAAACTGATTCGAAGTATGAAAAACCAAAGGATGCTGCCAAAAAAGGGGTAAAATCAGTACCTTTGACTCATTTTGCACTCGAGTTGCAAGGTGGAAACAAGAATGAAACTGCATACGTGCAAAATATTTTGGATGACGCCTTAAGCCCAGAAAGTGTTGAAGCATGCAGTGATGAGAGAAGTGCAGAAGAGAAAGCTACTTCTGATTTTCATGGTGGTAAGGCATTTTCATTGGTGGCATCAACTGCAATGACTTGTCCAGAACTATTTTTGGAGAACCTTTTTGATTATGAAGAGGGGGTTACATCAAAAAACAGCTGTGTGGAGCCTCTTGATGATATGTCTTCACGTAAAAACTGTATGGCCAATGCTGAAGAACTGAAAGGAGAATCATTTATTGAGCAGCATGATCATGTGGGAATGGAGGAAAATACGGAGTGTTCTCAGCAAGTTGAACTTGGTGACCATGGTGGTTGGGAGGTGAATCAGAGTGCTGATTCAAATGCAGTTGAGAATATTTTTAGAGAAAGCGATGTTTTTGAGAACACTGTTGAAATGGTGAAAGTCATTGGAGGAATTGACAAATTGAAGGAGGAAGGAAAAAGTCCGGCAGTTTTAGAAAGAGGGTCTGATGCTGTGTTCATAGATGATGCTTTCCAACAAGTTACTTCAGGGGAGTTTGGTGATCATTTTGTTGAAGGGGAAGTTGCTGAATTCAGTGAAAGTACTGATCATGATAACAACTGTCCAAGTAGTGCGGTTGTACCGAAAGAAATAGCTTATACAGTGACCTTGGAAAAAATGGGAAGGACTCAGCCACCTGCTACTCCAGCTAAGCACGAGAAGCCATTCGATGGTTGTGGGAATGAATTTCCAAAGATTGATGCCACAACTGTGTCTCCTTCAAATGAAGTCCTATTTAAAGATCATGAGGTTCTAGAGGAGACATCAAATGAAGTTGTACATACTGTTTTGCAAGTGGACGAGGTGAGGTTTGGAAATCTTGACAATCAAAAAGTAGAAGATTCTCCAGAGTTGGATAAAAGTGCTTCCATTGGCTCAGATGGTCCTGTGTCCATTGATAACAAGCCTGCAGATAGAAGTGATAATTTTGGAACTGTAGATGAAGATCAAGAACTGAATGATGATGACAGTTTTGAAGCTCAGAAGGAAGACCGTGATGATAATATACAGTTTATTCCAGAAGATAATGGTGATGGCTTGGTTGAGAAAGAACGTGGTGAGAATGACAGTGATTATGATGTTTTGTCAGATAATTTCCATGAAATCACAATGGTTGCCGCAGATGAAGCTAGTGAAGGAAGTATTGGAAGAAAAAAGGATTCTGAGAAAGTCGAGGATGGTGCTAAGTGGGTGGAGAACACACCTGTTTCTCTGCATTTATTTGATTGTTCCAGTAAATGGGGTGAGAAAGACACTGAAAAAACCAATTCCTTTGCTGATACCTCTTGTGGCAAACCCGAAACACATTCAAGTAGCATAATTGTCTCATTGCCGAGAGTTTCTTCATCACATG GAGATGAAAATAGGTTCGACATTTTTATTGAGTCAAACAGCTATGATGCAAAAGGAAAGGAGATGACTGATGATGGTAGAG CAGATACTGAAATTTCAGTGGAGGAAAGTGTAGAGGTCCAGCAAAATGAAGGTCTAGTGGATGCTACAGTGGAAGTTAGTGCGACATTTTCTAGAAAATTTACTGAAGAGGAACTTGATGGCCAAAATGGTGCAGTAATACATGCTGTTCATAATGACATTGATTATTTGACTTTAAATGAACCTTTATGTGGCAATAAAAGGAGTAATGTTGATGAGACTGAGGAAGCATTTAGTTTCAATACGCTTGATGTCATGATCGTTAGCGGTGATGACTCTGGCGGATGTGCAGGTTCTGAAAAGTTGCATGTTATTACTTCAGAGAAATTTGAAGTGGGTGCTAATCACATTGCCCTTTCACCAGTTATTGCTTTGCCGAGTTTTG GAACCGAAGAGAACAGATCCTTGGAGTTCCATCTTGATTCTCACATTTTTACCAGTTGGGAGATGAATTTGATTTCAGGGGATGGAGAACAGGGTAATGCAGAAATATCAAATGGAACACTGGAAGCCAATCTGATAAGTAAGCACGATGAGAATTCTGTGAAAATGAACGAAAATGCAATGATTAGTGAAAAAGATAAACAAGATTCTGAAAAGCTTCTTGGGGAGCTTGAGCACCAAGCTCATTTTGCCGATTCAGATGAGCCAATTTTTAGAGATGGTGATAGATCAAATGTGCAAGATGATATCTCTGCCATTGTTCAAGAGCATATTGATTGTAAGAATTATGAAAGTTCTTGTGTTTCCATGCATTTGATAGGAGCTGCTGAAATCAATTGCTTCAATAACGCTTCAGGCAGGCCCATGGCAGAAAGCACTCCTGACGAAGCTGACATTGGTTGTCACTCTGTTGAGGAGAAACTTGTTTGTGTGAATTACTCTGAACATGATGTTATACTGGATCATACTCATGAAAACTTTGGAGTTGTAACAGATCAAGCTAGTGAAACAAGCATGGATGCAACTACTGATTCTGAGAATATTCAGGATGTCAATGAGTGTGTTGAAAAAGCACAGATTTCTCCAAACAGAACTAACAGTGGCACTGAAAAGGATGAAAAAAATCCTTCAGATGTCAAAATATCTGTTGAAAGCTCTTGTGGCAGGCCTCAAGTGGGTCGAAGTTGTGATACTACTCTGTTGGGTGTTTCATCACTTCATG GAGAGGAATATGAATCCGGCGTATACTGCAAGTTTTTTAGCAATGATTCAGAAGGGAAGGAGATGGCCAATGAAGACGGAG AAACTAAAGCTTTGGAGTTGAATAATGACTCTCATGCATTCACCAGTTGGGAGataaatttgtttttgggtGACAGTGAACAAGATGAAGTTGAGAAATCAGATGGAGGGGCCTCAGTTGCCAATCCGATGAGTAAGAATAGTGAGGATGCCAAGGAAGTGGCACAGAATGTGGTTATTACTGAACAAATTGCTGAAGAGAAACATGGTGATCACGAACATCACATGGCAGAGGATGTTTCACAGATGGAGGGCACTCACCTTGCTGTCTCAGATGAGCCCAACTGTCAAAATCATGATGGATCAAATCAGCAAGGTGAAGTTGCTGCCATCACCCAAGGGAATGTTGGTGGTTGTGAGAAAAATTACGGGCTTATTAAGGTTGAGAgtttaagtaatttaaaatattctgaaatactgatGGATGCTGCTGAGATCAATGGCAGTAATCGTGTTACTGCAGATGAAGCCATGGTAGAATGTGGTCACAATGAATTGAAACAAGTAGAAAATATTGCCAACCCTGGCGCTGAAGACATTAATTTTTCAGCTGAAATGGATGATTATGAGCATATAATAGCAGTGGAGTTGGGCCAAGATCTGCCAAAAATACATGTAACAATGGAAGAAATATCTCCTGCTTCCACAAATATGGTTGTTGATAGAG ACATTGCTGCTGAAGTTGCCCAGACTCCACAACTGAAGTCGGGGTCACCAAAAAAGATGAGTCCAGATAGACCGTTGAATTCTTCAATGGTGAAAGGAAGCAAGTGTAAAACTAGTCTGATACCAAGAGCACCCAAGAATCTGCTCAAAACTTACAATACGAAAGAGAACACGCCAAGCACCAAGAATGATCAAATCGGTAACATTACAGCAGTGAAACCATTGCCAAAAAGGCGCCCATTGGATGATCTCCAAAATAATTAG